A single genomic interval of halophilic archaeon DL31 harbors:
- a CDS encoding hypothetical protein (KEGG: hvo:HVO_1274 hypothetical protein): protein MSVSNHPIALRLERQVGGATKLLATVMGLPLVDGIFPALVIAGTLTTDSGGVNTWGVLQTGLLIFGGSATVAVILAEMEGTPREKATSVLLLGAVLIPVAVVEAAFAETLSSMLNFEVFHRFAGLVILAIAAKTASAEVGEYLPSPGAIIGLGLVASFQPAGAELAIDLGPAAMVTLGAAAATAGTGVAFALGVALAAPQLRDAVDIDLFRFGSSVALGMLALEVLGLLPTEQPVALGVLAVTALFSYDPDSPGTGDTPSDDDGDDSDDDTDSGSPGFAVKPTGDPDESTTAGAKRDHTVDGYPEGVTRGPSTTADGGTAADDDESDGGPETDEPVDGDDHTPERPPYL from the coding sequence ATGAGTGTCTCCAACCACCCGATTGCGCTCCGGCTGGAGCGACAGGTCGGCGGTGCCACGAAGCTGTTGGCAACCGTCATGGGCCTGCCGCTCGTCGACGGCATCTTCCCCGCACTCGTCATCGCGGGCACGCTCACGACCGACAGTGGCGGGGTCAACACCTGGGGTGTGCTCCAGACCGGGTTGCTCATTTTCGGGGGCTCTGCGACCGTTGCGGTCATCCTCGCAGAGATGGAGGGGACGCCTCGTGAGAAGGCGACCTCAGTCCTGCTGCTGGGTGCCGTACTCATCCCCGTCGCCGTCGTGGAAGCGGCGTTCGCCGAGACACTGAGTTCGATGCTGAACTTCGAGGTGTTTCACCGATTCGCGGGGCTGGTCATCCTCGCGATCGCCGCCAAAACTGCGAGCGCAGAAGTGGGTGAGTATCTCCCCAGCCCGGGTGCAATCATCGGCCTTGGGCTCGTTGCCAGCTTCCAGCCCGCCGGCGCCGAACTGGCTATCGACCTCGGGCCTGCGGCGATGGTCACGTTAGGCGCCGCCGCAGCGACTGCCGGTACCGGTGTCGCGTTCGCACTGGGTGTCGCACTCGCGGCCCCGCAGCTCCGTGACGCGGTCGACATCGATCTGTTCCGGTTCGGCAGCTCCGTCGCACTGGGCATGCTCGCCCTCGAAGTGCTCGGCCTGCTCCCCACAGAACAGCCAGTCGCACTTGGGGTACTCGCGGTCACGGCGCTGTTCTCCTACGACCCCGACAGTCCTGGCACGGGGGATACTCCCTCAGATGACGATGGTGACGACTCTGACGACGATACGGACAGCGGGTCACCAGGATTCGCGGTCAAGCCGACGGGTGACCCCGACGAGTCGACGACGGCAGGTGCAAAGCGTGATCACACCGTCGACGGCTACCCTGAGGGCGTGACCCGCGGCCCCAGTACAACCGCCGATGGCGGCACTGCAGCCGATGACGACGAATCCGACGGAGGTCCAGAAACAGACGAGCCGGTTGACGGGGACGACCACACTCCCGAACGGCCCCCGTATCTCTGA
- a CDS encoding regulatory protein ArsR (SMART: HTH transcriptional regulator, ArsR~KEGG: hbo:Hbor_16770 transcriptional regulator, ArsR family) yields the protein MSDLLPSRSTPEHDPEPRVLGVDSDEAGEAISALSSETTRELLGALHEEPATASGMADRLDLTLQNVQYHLGKLDDAKLVEVADTVYSEKGREMKVYAPADGPLVVFTGGESEAAGLQAMLKRLLAGIAGLAVTSLLVQAWLGEPPLPVAQTGSADSEAMTVDTATTAAATATGLPPGLLFFLGGVVVLLAVTAGWWYRQR from the coding sequence ATGAGCGATCTGTTGCCCTCCAGAAGCACGCCCGAGCACGACCCGGAACCGCGGGTGCTCGGCGTCGACAGCGACGAGGCCGGCGAAGCGATTTCGGCGCTCTCCTCGGAGACGACCCGCGAACTACTTGGTGCGCTCCACGAGGAACCGGCCACCGCATCCGGGATGGCTGACCGGCTCGACCTCACGCTCCAGAACGTCCAGTATCACCTCGGGAAGCTCGACGACGCCAAGCTGGTCGAGGTGGCCGACACGGTCTACTCCGAGAAGGGTCGAGAAATGAAGGTGTACGCGCCTGCGGACGGCCCGCTGGTGGTCTTCACGGGCGGCGAGTCCGAAGCCGCTGGGCTCCAGGCGATGCTGAAGCGCCTACTTGCGGGCATCGCCGGACTCGCCGTGACGAGTCTGCTCGTGCAGGCCTGGTTGGGTGAGCCTCCGCTCCCCGTTGCCCAGACTGGAAGCGCGGACAGCGAAGCGATGACCGTCGATACGGCGACGACGGCCGCTGCGACCGCAACCGGCCTGCCGCCAGGGCTGCTGTTCTTCCTCGGTGGCGTGGTCGTGTTGCTGGCAGTGACCGCTGGCTGGTGGTACCGGCAGCGCTGA
- a CDS encoding Hydroxypyruvate reductase (KEGG: htu:Htur_2421 hydroxypyruvate reductase~PFAM: MOFRL), producing MFDDRKSLETSPAHAVALDCLEAGIRGADPETATASAVTADDTQLRIGDQSLDPDEFDRVLVLGGGKAAAGVVRALEAEFGDVLVDGLVVVPADSPDAGTQIGPVEVAPGGHPVPSAEGTAATRRMLDLAQTANERTLVLAVVTGGGSALLATPAGELTVEDLQQVTRKLLDAGADITAINAVRKHLSAVKGGRLAAACDPATVVGLVVSDVVGDSLPVIASGPTAPDDTTYADALAVLERYGIDAPAVRTHLERGVAEEYPETPGPDDPCFEGVRNHIVASNRTAIDAAATAAAEHGFAPCVLSTRVQGDAAAAAPTHVAIAREVAASGDPLDPPAVLLSGGETTVDISDTDDPGVGGPNLEFALAAALELWGTGSPGPVITAVDTDGRDGSTDAAGALVDADTVDTLEAAQNALAHHDSLPYLTERDAVLRTDPTGTNVDDLRVVVVPDS from the coding sequence GTGTTCGACGATCGCAAGAGCCTCGAAACCTCGCCTGCTCATGCCGTTGCGCTCGACTGCCTCGAGGCGGGTATCCGCGGTGCGGACCCCGAGACTGCCACCGCGTCGGCAGTGACCGCCGACGACACCCAACTCCGTATCGGCGACCAGTCGCTCGACCCCGATGAGTTTGACCGCGTGCTCGTTCTTGGCGGCGGGAAGGCGGCGGCTGGAGTTGTTCGCGCGCTCGAGGCCGAATTCGGCGATGTCCTCGTTGACGGGCTGGTCGTCGTCCCCGCGGACAGCCCCGATGCTGGAACTCAAATTGGGCCAGTCGAGGTCGCTCCCGGCGGCCACCCTGTTCCATCGGCGGAAGGGACTGCGGCGACCCGGCGGATGCTGGACCTTGCACAGACCGCCAACGAGCGAACGCTCGTGCTCGCTGTGGTCACCGGCGGCGGGAGCGCGCTGCTCGCAACGCCCGCGGGGGAGCTGACCGTCGAGGACCTCCAGCAGGTGACCCGGAAGTTGCTCGATGCGGGTGCAGATATCACGGCGATCAACGCTGTTCGGAAGCATCTCTCTGCGGTGAAGGGCGGGCGGCTCGCTGCAGCGTGCGACCCGGCCACCGTCGTCGGCCTCGTGGTGAGCGACGTGGTCGGCGATTCGCTTCCGGTCATCGCCTCCGGCCCGACAGCACCTGACGACACCACCTACGCGGACGCGCTCGCGGTCCTCGAGCGATACGGCATCGACGCGCCGGCAGTTCGGACCCATCTCGAACGCGGCGTAGCTGAGGAGTACCCGGAGACGCCCGGGCCCGACGACCCCTGTTTCGAGGGGGTTCGGAACCACATCGTCGCTTCGAACCGAACGGCTATCGACGCCGCGGCGACGGCCGCGGCGGAACACGGGTTCGCCCCCTGCGTACTCTCGACTCGGGTTCAGGGAGACGCCGCTGCTGCAGCGCCGACCCACGTCGCGATTGCCCGCGAGGTGGCAGCGTCAGGGGACCCGCTCGACCCGCCGGCGGTCCTGCTCTCGGGTGGCGAAACGACCGTCGACATCTCCGATACGGACGACCCGGGTGTCGGCGGCCCGAACCTCGAGTTCGCGCTCGCGGCGGCGCTCGAACTCTGGGGAACTGGTTCTCCGGGGCCAGTCATCACCGCAGTCGACACGGATGGCCGCGACGGTTCGACTGATGCAGCGGGTGCGCTGGTCGACGCCGACACGGTCGACACACTGGAGGCCGCCCAGAATGCGCTTGCACACCACGACTCGCTCCCGTATTTGACCGAGCGGGATGCCGTCCTCCGTACTGATCCGACAGGGACGAACGTCGACGACCTCCGGGTGGTGGTCGTCCCGGACAGCTGA